From Neobacillus sp. PS2-9, the proteins below share one genomic window:
- a CDS encoding ABC transporter ATP-binding protein, which translates to MKNNLIDNNSLLDVKNLRTSFYKGKSKTEVVRGIDFSVQKGEILGIVGESGSGKSILVKSILGIIPSNAKVDSGEIILDGKHFESLSNKEKRAIRGRDIAMIFQDPMTALNPLKKAGEHLVELLVRVRGMKKKEAKLEAVELLRMVGIPSPETRVDQYPHEFSGGMRQRVLIAMALACNPKLLIADEPTTALDVTIQAQILELLKKLQQENDMSVVFITHDLGVVATICSRILVMYAGMVMEEGLANEIFYSPKHPYTKALLNSIPRVDGEKTRLKPIKGAAPSLESMKSGCPFAERCDYAMDKCFKEIPEYKNFSATQKSMCFLAGEGDHLDD; encoded by the coding sequence ATGAAAAATAATTTAATAGATAATAATAGTTTACTAGATGTTAAAAACCTCCGTACAAGCTTTTATAAAGGCAAGTCAAAAACGGAGGTAGTCCGTGGGATAGACTTTTCTGTTCAAAAGGGTGAAATCCTTGGAATTGTCGGTGAATCTGGGAGCGGAAAAAGTATCTTGGTGAAGTCGATTCTCGGCATTATTCCGAGTAACGCAAAAGTTGATTCTGGAGAGATTATTTTAGATGGGAAGCATTTCGAAAGCCTATCGAATAAAGAAAAAAGGGCCATAAGAGGCCGAGATATTGCAATGATTTTTCAAGATCCGATGACAGCTCTTAATCCATTAAAAAAGGCAGGAGAACATCTTGTTGAGTTATTAGTTAGAGTTAGAGGGATGAAAAAGAAAGAAGCCAAGCTCGAGGCAGTGGAATTACTGAGAATGGTAGGAATTCCTTCTCCTGAAACGAGAGTAGATCAGTACCCTCATGAATTTTCGGGTGGAATGAGACAAAGGGTTTTAATTGCAATGGCGTTAGCTTGTAATCCCAAGCTGTTAATTGCTGATGAACCAACTACGGCATTGGATGTAACGATTCAGGCACAAATTCTAGAATTGTTAAAAAAACTGCAGCAAGAAAATGATATGTCGGTAGTGTTCATTACCCATGATCTTGGGGTCGTGGCGACAATATGCAGCCGCATTTTGGTTATGTATGCAGGAATGGTGATGGAAGAGGGACTTGCGAATGAAATCTTTTATTCACCCAAACATCCCTATACAAAGGCGTTATTGAATTCTATACCAAGGGTGGACGGAGAAAAAACGAGATTAAAGCCGATAAAAGGTGCAGCTCCATCGCTTGAAAGTATGAAGAGCGGTTGTCCCTTTGCCGAACGTTGCGATTATGCGATGGATAAATGTTTTAAGGAAATACCCGAATACAAAAACTTCTCAGCAACACAGAAAAGTATGTGCTTCTTAGCAGGGGAAGGAGATCACTTAGATGACTGA